A region of Drosophila suzukii chromosome 2L, CBGP_Dsuzu_IsoJpt1.0, whole genome shotgun sequence DNA encodes the following proteins:
- the RtGEF gene encoding uncharacterized protein RtGEF isoform X1, which produces MDQPLVVRAEYSFMGSNNDELCFQKGDVITVTQREDGGWWEGTLNEKTGWFPSNYVNECKVQLPLAETIRPPEEIQEYRSVVLKDLLDSERAHVAELQGLLENFLEPMQQTQILSQDEYAQLMCNFVEIVRTHEDLLLQIEECNDRVGKLFLTSAPLMKKVHQAYCAAHPKAIVILDKYKDDLEKYMERQGAATPGLLVLTTGLSKPFRRLDKYSAMLQELERHMESSHPDRGDTQRSVAVYKDIAATCSATRRQKELELQVLTGPVRGWQGQELSTLGDIIHMGSVAVGADHRDRYFVLFPQTLLFLSVSQRMSAFIYEGKLPLTGIVVNRLEDTDAIKNAFEISSPLIDRIVAVCQGPNEANKWVELLNANNPSLPMGIKRQLSNLSNSSSGHLNAAHLSQHLDSRGYCTRFSLCAYYSGPPCHVRPLRVTLPPSNYPPTSPYANLSAHFARLVKSGGLRSAIVKMLLYPQARQSIDLKRIALRKKRCHKAAAKLKDLNTNQDSGQSELERQDAIELPTDSESYDDEFEDDFLHSCDSDPFEYVQFYQNNRNDSMYNSTGTFVDHGTGPRRHCSSINLIKLDSADTDDVLAQNELKKESLIIGSRALRALARKSTTRNSSVHTSTATLELGVGGSITNCVEEEQKLKLKPSFSLQQQSSDASSMYGARLGGAFTACENLASMPDDLSRESSVQEPPTPLPASPTERHSMPTIFVGNRFNQSKNTEVYVPTWRDRQEMQNQSVDAEQEEELHSSSMDLPAACRTAPDKLQAELLYNYDEVLANPQELQRELTPYPGHNVKSDKRVSHKSDSPSTGNSKTDPNPAARSSSTTELCIDTSSKKRNPQSQQSRDSIRRCISYQFLQMSNRQPPPPPPRRDPDLHLDTKCRCCESSQCPSPRSSDSGMAGSCTITSPDPPNPETYFPTEAAGRDMLDNVEPERFDVCGMFRDKFLTPEATQDVAEALEEQTQLPDEPTTPTNHKEESTCISSAQVQVNTRSIFLPSSSSMDETNRNVPSNDLLCSSSSTGRLGPQATFRSGMYAHWWKKERLPPEVVRGIALAYNKSLPSKDSKDSGSVCSSCFCSLGASDYSEGALYCSVCQNCADYYNGSATSTTNTTTTTSSSSCPLCSEDEGMIASLHDSSSLDCPICTGRNASGAEEDVAAVEPQPALANRRSSAGHAQQHPAQRQHRREQQPPGITGHQLDVASQTEPVLQPSSQLQSVHAHSASTTSSASTTTTKSAKSSGGNRPQIKFSPDTKQQDSSSNPGVIHGRQSSNSGSSGSSSGGNGGAKRKERKHKG; this is translated from the exons ATGGATCAGCCACTGGTGGTGCGGGCGGAGTACTCCTTCATGGGCAGCAACAACGATGAGCTGTGCTTCCAGAAGGGCGATGTCATCACGGTCACCCAGCGGGAGGATGGCGGCTGGTGGGAGGGAACGCTGAACGAGAAGACTGGCTGGTTCCCCAGCAACTATGTCAACGAATGCAAGGTGCAGCTGCCTCTGGCGGAGACCATAAGGCCGCCGGAAGAGATCCAGGAATACCGCTCTGTGGTGCTCAAAGATCTGCTCGACTCGGAGCGAGCCCATGTGGCCGAGCTGCAGGGTCTGCTCGAGAACTTCCTGGAGCCCATGCAACAGACGCAGAT ACTCAGCCAGGATGAGTACGCCCAGCTGATGTGCAACTTTGTGGAGATCGTGCGAACGCACGAGGATCTGCTCCTCCAGATCGAAGAGTGCAACGATCGAGTTGGTAAACTATTCCTCACGAGTGCTCCGCTGATGAAGAAGGTCCACCAGGCCTACTGTGCTGCCCATCCGAAGGCCATTGTCATTTTGGACAAGTACAA AGATGACCTGGAAAAGTATATGGAACGACAGGGCGCGGCCACTCCCGGATTACTTGTGCTCACTACGGGTCTATCGAAGCCATTCCGCCGACTGGACAAATACTCCGCCATGCTGCAGGAACTGGAGCGGCATATGGAGAGCAGCCATCCGGATCGTGGTGACACTCAGCGAAGTGTGGCTGTGTACAAGGACATAGCTGCCACATGCTCGGCCACCCGGCGCCAAAAGGAGCTGGAGCTGCAGGTGCTCACGGGGCCAGTGCGTGGATGGCAGGGTCAAGAGTTGAGCACCCTCGGGGACATCATTCACATGGGCAGCGTGGCAGTTGGAGCAGATCATCGCGATCGCTACTTTGTGCTCTTCCCGCAAACATTACTCTTCCTCAGCGTTAGTCAGCGGATGAGTGCGTTTATCTATGAG GGCAAACTACCCCTTACTGGAATCGTAGTGAATCGTCTGGAGGACACGGACGCGATTAAGAACGCTTTCGAGATAAGTAGCCCATTGATCGATCGCATTGTGGCCGTCTGCCAGGGTCCGAACGAGGCCAACAAATGGGTGGAGCTGCTCAATGCCAACAATCCCAGCTTGCCAATGGGCATTAAACGGCAACTGAGTAACCTGAGCAACTCCTCGTCGGGACACCTTAATGCCGCTCAT CTAAGTCAACATTTGGATTCACGGGGCTACTGCACGAGGTTCTCGCTTTGTGCATACTACTCCGGCCCTCCGTGTCATGTGCGTCCACTCCGTGTGACTCTTCCGCCTAGCAATTACCCACCCACATCTCCGTACGCCAATCTGAGTGCCCACTTTGCGAGGCTTGTGAAAAGCGGAGGATTGAGGAGTGCCATCGTAAAGATGCTGCTATATCCACAGGCTCGCCAGAGCATCGATCTCAAGCGGATTGCTTTGCGCAAGAAGCGCTGTCACAAGGCGGCAGCGAAATTAAAGGATCTCAATACCAATCAGGACTCGGGACAGTCAGAGCTGGAGCGTCAGGATGCCATCGAACTGCCCACGGACTCGGAGAGCTACGATGATGAATTTGAAGATGATTTTTTGCATTCCTGCGACTCGGATCCGTTTGAGTATGTGCAGTTTTACCAGAACAACCGCAATGATTCCATGTACAACTCCACGGGCACTTTTGTGGACCATGGCACTGGTCCCAGGCGGCACTGTTCTTCTATTAATCTCATCAAATTGGATTCTGCTGATACGGACGACGTCTTAGCACAAAACGAGTTGAAAAAGGAGTCGCTTATTATAGGATCCAGGGCTCTCAGAGCCTTGGCTCGCAAGTCCACGACTCGGAACTCCAGTGTGCACACATCCACGGCAACTCTGGAGTTGGGAGTGGGTGGCAGCATAACCAACTGTGTGGAAGAGGAACAGAAACTGAAGTTAAAGCCATCATTCTCTTTGCAACAACAGAGCTCCGATGCCAGTTCCATGTATGGAGCTAGGCTAGGCGGAGCCTTCACGGCCTGCGAGAACCTGGCCAGTATGCCCGATGATCTCAGCCGGGAGTCGAGTGTCCAAGAGCCACCCACTCCACTGCCAGCTTCTCCGACAGAACGGCACAGCATGCCCACCATATTTGTGGGCAATCGCTTTAATCAGAGCAAAAATACCGAAGTCTATGTGCCCACGTGGCGGGATCGCCAGGAGATGCAAAACCAGAGTGTGGATGCGGAACAGGAGGAGGAGTTGCACTCTAGTTCCATGGATCTGCCCGCTGCTTGTCGCACTGCTCCGGATAAATTGCAAGCAGAGCTGCTTTACAACTATGACGAGGTCTTAGCGAATCCTCAAGAGTTGCAGCGGGAGCTTACGCCTTATCCTGGGCATAATGTCAAATCCGACAAGCGGGTTTCCCACAAGAGCGACAGTCCCTCGACGGGAAATTCCAAAACAGATCCAAATCCCGCTGCAAGAAGTAGTTCCACCACAGAGCTCTGCATTGATACCTCCTCGAAAAAGCGCAATCCTCAGTCCCAGCAAAGTAGAGATTCCATTAGACGCTGCATCAGCTATCAGTTCCTGCAGATGTCCAATCGCCAGCCGCCTCCACCACCACCTCGAAGGGACCCGGATCTCCACTTGGACACGAAATGTCGCTGCTGCGAGAGCTCCCAGTGTCCCAGTCCTCGATCGAGTGATAGCGGAATGGCGGGCAGTTGCACTATTACTTCACCGGATCCCCCCAACCCGGAAACCTACTTTCCCACGGAAGCCGCAGGCCGCGATATGCTGGATAATGTGGAGCCAGAGAGGTTTGATGTGTGTGGAATGTTCAGAGATAAGTTCCTTACGCCAGAGGCCACTCAAGATGTTGCCGAGGCACTAGAGGAGCAGACTCAACTTCCAGATGAGCCCACAACGCCGACCAACCACAAAGAAGAATCTACCTGCATAAGCTCTGCCCAAGTGCAAGTAAACACGAGGAGTATTTTCCTGCCGTCCAGCTCGAGCATGGATGAGACCAACAGGAATGTTCCGTCCAATGATCTCTTATGTAGCTCGAGTTCCACAGGTCGGCTGGGACCACAGGCCACCTTTCGTTCAGGGATGTATGCACACTGGTGGAAGAAGGAGCGCCTGCCGCCTGAAGTGGTGCGCGGCATAGCCCTCGCATACAACAAGAGCCTGCCCTCCAAGGACTCAAAGGACTCGGGGTCGGTGTGCTCCAGCTGCTTCTGTTCGCTGGGAGCCAGCGATTACAGCGAGGGCGCGCTTTACTGCTCAGTGTGTCAGAACTGCGCTGACTACTACAACGGCAGTGCCACCAGCACCACCAataccaccaccaccacatcCTCCTCCAGCTGCCCACTGTGCAGCGAAGACGAGGGCATGATCGCCTCCCTCCACGATTCCTCCTCGCTCGATTGTCCTATTTGTACGGGCCGCAATGCCTCCGGAGCCGAAGAAG ATGTCGCCGCCGTCGAACCACAGCCTGCTCTTGCCAACCGGAGGTCGTCCGCCGGCCACGCCCAGCAGCATCCCGCCCAGCGGCAACACAGGCGGGAGCAACAGCCACCAGGGATCACCGGCCACCAACTCGATGTCGCATCACAAACGGAGCCAGTCCTTCAACCATCATCTCAGCTACAATCAGTACACGCCCACTCAGCCTCCACCACATCATCTGCATCCACCACAACCACCAAGTCTGCCAAGTCATCTGGGGGCAACCGCCCCCAGATCAAGTTCAGTCCAGATACCAAGCAGCAAGATAGCAGCTCCAATCCTGGCGTCATCCATGGACGGCAGTCCAGCAATTCAGGGAGCAGCGGGAGCAGCAGCGGCGGGAATGGGGGTGCCAAACGCAAGGAAAGGAAGCACAAAGG CTAA